A stretch of DNA from Terriglobia bacterium:
CGTGTTCATGCAGTTCGACCGCGACGCTCAGGGCCATCTGAACCCGCTGCCGAAGCCATCGATCGATACCGGCATGGGTCTCGAGCGAATAGCCGTCGTGCTTCAGGGCAAAATCAGCAACTACGAAACCGATCTGCTGCGTCCCCTCATCGACGAAGCCTGCCGGATCTTCGATATCGAGTACGGCGCCGCAGCCGCATCCGATATTTCATTGCGAATCGTCGCCGATCACGTGCGGGCTACAACGTTCCTGATCAGCGACGGCATCATTCCTTCGAACGAAGGCCGCGGATACGTTCTCCGGAAAATCATGCGCCGTGGGATCCGTCAGGGCACCCTGCTTGGCCATCAGGAGCCGTTCCTCTTCAAGCTGTCCGGCTACGTGGTCGAGATGATGAAAGAAGCCTACCCCGACCTTGTCAGCACGCGCGATTATGTCGCGCGCGTCATCAAGACCGAAGAACAGCGCTTCGCGACGATGGTCACTGTCGGCCTGCAGCGGCTAGAGGAAGTCATGGGCCAGCTGGCAAAAGCCGGCAAGGGTGTGATTCCCGGCATCGAGATTTTCAAACTCTACGACACCTTCGGATTTCCGCTGGATTTCACCAAAGAAATTGCCGACGAGAAGTCCATGCAACTCGACATGGACGGCTTCAACGCCGAACTGGAAAAACAGCGCGAACGCGCGCGTCAGAGCTGGAAGGGCGATGAAGCCTCCGTCGCGCCGCTCTATGGGAAATTCGCCGAAAAAGGCGCCACCGCGTTCCTCGGATACCAGGCCGTCCAATCCACGAGCCGCATCCGGGGCATCATTATTAATGGCGCAACCGCTAACAGTATCGAAGGCCAGGGCGTTTCGGCCGAAATCGTTCTCGATCAGACTCCGTTCTACGCCGAATCGGGCGGCCAGGTCGGCGACACCGGCATACTGACTTCACCCAATGGAGTCGCGCGCGTCGTCGATACGTTTGCACCGGTCCGCGGCGTCGTCGTGCACAAAGTGCAGCTGGAA
This window harbors:
- the alaS gene encoding alanine--tRNA ligase; this encodes MNSNEIRRRFLRFFADRGHSIVKSSPLIPAQDPTLLFVNAGMNQFKDVFLGREQRSYNTATSSQKCVRAGGKHNDLDNVGHTRRHHTFFEMLGNFSFGAYFKKEAIDYAWTLLTKEFKLPVDKLWITVFREDDDAANLWADGPGVARDRIIRLDENDNFWQMGETGPCGPCSEIHYDLGPDASELGHANCAFPCECGRYLEFWNLVFMQFDRDAQGHLNPLPKPSIDTGMGLERIAVVLQGKISNYETDLLRPLIDEACRIFDIEYGAAAASDISLRIVADHVRATTFLISDGIIPSNEGRGYVLRKIMRRGIRQGTLLGHQEPFLFKLSGYVVEMMKEAYPDLVSTRDYVARVIKTEEQRFATMVTVGLQRLEEVMGQLAKAGKGVIPGIEIFKLYDTFGFPLDFTKEIADEKSMQLDMDGFNAELEKQRERARQSWKGDEASVAPLYGKFAEKGATAFLGYQAVQSTSRIRGIIINGATANSIEGQGVSAEIVLDQTPFYAESGGQVGDTGILTSPNGVARVVDTFAPVRGVVVHKVQLEFGKLGIDDEVQAQVDEDRRRRIAANHTGTHILHAVLRETLGTHVKQAGSLVSPDRLRFDYTHFAPLTDREIEEIEQKINQVVLHNLALQTRVMEINDAVAEG